One part of the Arabidopsis thaliana chromosome 1 sequence genome encodes these proteins:
- a CDS encoding Calcium-binding EF-hand family protein (Calcium-binding EF-hand family protein; FUNCTIONS IN: calcium ion binding; INVOLVED IN: biological_process unknown; LOCATED IN: plasma membrane, vacuole; EXPRESSED IN: 25 plant structures; EXPRESSED DURING: 13 growth stages; CONTAINS InterPro DOMAIN/s: EF-Hand 1, calcium-binding site (InterPro:IPR018247), EF-HAND 2 (InterPro:IPR018249), EF-hand-like domain (InterPro:IPR011992), Calcium-binding EF-hand (InterPro:IPR002048), EF-hand (InterPro:IPR018248); BEST Arabidopsis thaliana protein match is: EF hand calcium-binding protein family (TAIR:AT1G73630.1); Has 26408 Blast hits to 16156 proteins in 1551 species: Archae - 2; Bacteria - 177; Metazoa - 9876; Fungi - 6429; Plants - 6014; Viruses - 0; Other Eukaryotes - 3910 (source: NCBI BLink).), producing MASANPETAKPTPATVDMANPEELKKVFDQFDSNGDGKISVLELGGVFKAMGTSYTETELNRVLEEVDTDRDGYINLDEFSTLCRSSSSAAEIRDAFDLYDQDKNGLISASELHQVLNRLGMSCSVEDCTRMIGPVDADGDGNVNFEEFQKMMTSSSLLNSNGSAAPPST from the coding sequence atggcaagCGCGAATCCAGAAACCGCCAAACCCACGCCTGCAACGGTGGACATGGCTAATCCAGAGGAGCTTAAGAAAGTTTTCGACCAGTTTGACTCCAACGGCGACGGCAAGATCTCAGTCCTCGAACTCGGCGGTGTGTTTAAGGCTATGGGGACTTCCTACACAGAGACGGAACTCAACCGCGTGCTCGAAGAAGTCGATACAGATCGCGACGGTTACATCAACCTCGACGAATTCTCAACTCTCTGTCGCTCGTCTTCCTCCGCCGCAGAGATCCGTGACGCTTTCGATCTCTACGATCAGGACAAAAACGGACTGATCTCCGCCTCTGAGCTTCACCAGGTGCTTAACCGTCTCGGGATGTCTTGCTCTGTTGAAGACTGTACTCGTATGATCGGACCTGTGGATGCTGACGGCGATGGGAATGTTAATTTCGAAGAGTTTCAGAAGATGATGACGTCGTCTTCTCTCCTCAACAGCAATGGATCCGCCGCTCCTCCTTCGACCTAG
- the EBS5 gene encoding HCP-like superfamily protein (HCP-like superfamily protein; FUNCTIONS IN: binding; INVOLVED IN: biological_process unknown; LOCATED IN: endoplasmic reticulum, membrane; EXPRESSED IN: 25 plant structures; EXPRESSED DURING: 15 growth stages; CONTAINS InterPro DOMAIN/s: Tetratricopeptide-like helical (InterPro:IPR011990), Sel1-like (InterPro:IPR006597); BEST Arabidopsis thaliana protein match is: HCP-like superfamily protein (TAIR:AT1G73570.1); Has 24350 Blast hits to 8436 proteins in 1359 species: Archae - 0; Bacteria - 17163; Metazoa - 848; Fungi - 960; Plants - 547; Viruses - 27; Other Eukaryotes - 4805 (source: NCBI BLink).), giving the protein MRILSYGIVILSLLVFSFIEFGVHARPVVLVLSNDDLNSGGDDNGVGESSDFDEFGESEPKSEEELDPGSWRSIFEPDDSTVQAASPQYYSGLKKILSAASEGNFRLMEEAVDEIEAASSAGDPHAQSIMGFVYGIGMMREKSKSKSFLHHNFAAAGGNMQSKMALAFTYLRQDMHDKAVQLYAELAETAVNSFLISKDSPVVEPTRIHSGTEENKGALRKSRGEEDEDFQILEYQAQKGNANAMYKIGLFYYFGLRGLRRDHTKALHWFLKAVDKGEPRSMELLGEIYARGAGVERNYTKALEWLTLAAKEGLYSAFNGIGYLYVKGYGVDKKNYTKAREYFEKAVDNEDPSGHYNLGVLYLKGIGVNRDVRQATKYFFVAANAGQPKAFYQLAKMFHTGVGLKKNLEMATSFYKLVAERGPWSSLSRWALEAYLKGDVGKALILYSRMAEMGYEVAQSNAAWILDKYGERSMCMGVSGFCTDKERHERAHSLWWRASEQGNEHAALLIGDAYYYGRGTERDFVRAAEAYMHAKSQSNAQAMFNLGYMHEHGQGLPFDLHLAKRYYDESLQSDAAARLPVTLALASLWLRRNYADTVLVRVVDSLPEVYPKVETWIENVVFEEGNATILTLFVCLITILYLRERQRRQVVVVADPVAADVAQPLDADVAQHLAAFPR; this is encoded by the exons ATGAGAATATTAAGCTACGGAATCGTTATTCTCTCTTTACtcgttttctctttcattGAATTTGGCGTTCACGCTCGTCCCGTCGTTCTCGTCCTCTCAAATGACGATCTCAATAGCGGCGGCGATGATAACGGAGTCGGAGAGTCCTCTGACTTCGATGAGTTTGGAGAATCCGAACCTAAGTCCGAAGAGGAGCTTGATCCCGGTTCATGGCGATCGATCTTCGAGCCAGATGACTCAACAGTCCAAGCAGCCTCGCCGCAGTACTACTCCGGCCTCAAAAAGATTCTATCGGCGGCGAGTGAGGGAAATTTCAGGTTGATGGAAGAAGCAGTGGATGAGATAGAGGCTGCTTCTTCAGCTGGAGATCCACACGCACAGTCGATAATGGGGTTCGTTTACGGGATAGGAATGATGCGAGAGAAGAGCAAAAGCAAGTCGTTTCTTCACCATAATTTCGCAGCTGCTGGTGGGAATATGCAGTCGAAGATGGCACTTGCGTTCACGTATCTTCGTCAAGAT ATGCATGATAAAGCTGTTCAATTATATGCTGAATTAGCAGAGACAGCTGTCAATAGTTTTCTGATCTCAAAGGATTCTCCGGTGGTTGAACCAACTAGAATTCATAGCGGAACTGAAGAGAACAAAGGTGCTCTAAGGAAATCTCGAGGCGAGGAGGATGAAGATTTCCAGATATTGGAATATCAGGCACAGAAAGGGAATGCTAATGCAATGTACAAAATTGGACTGTTCTACTACTTTGGCCTGCGAGGATTAAGGCGTGATCACACCAAGGCATTGCATTGGTTTTTGAAAGCAGTAGATAAAGGAGAGCCGAGGTCAATGGAACTTCTGGGGGAGATATATGCTAGAGGAGCTGGTGTTGAAAGAAATTATACCAAGGCACTTGAATGGCTTACACTTGCTGCAAAAGAAGGTCTCTATTCAGCATTTAATGGAATTGGCTACTTGTATGTCAAAGGCTATGGAGTAGATAAGAAAAACTATACTAAG GCAAGAGAATATTTTGAGAAGGCTGTTGACAATGAAGACCCCAGTGGGCATTATAACCTTGGAGTTTTGTATCTTAAAGGCATCGGAGTCAACAGGGATGTGAGGCAGGCAACAAAATACTTCTTTGTTGCTGCAAATGCTGGTCAACCAAAGGCTTTCTATCAACTCGCCAAGATGTTCCATACTGGTGTTGGGCTTAAGAAGAATCTGGAGATG GCGACTTCATTTTATAAGCTAGTAGCAGAAAGGGGGCCGTGGAGTTCTCTCTCTAGATGGGCTCTTGAAGCTTACTTAAAAGGTGATGTGGGTAAGGCTTTGATTTTGTACTCAAGGATGGCAGAGATGGGTTATGAAGTGGCACAAAGTAATGCTGCCTGGATCCTCGATAAATACGGCGAAAGAAGCATGTGCATGGGAGTATCTGGATTTTGCACAGACAAAGAGAGACATGAGCGGGCACATTCTTTGTGGTGGCGGGCCTCTGAACAAGGCAATGAACATGCTGCTCTGCTTATTGGAGATGCATATTACTATGGCCGG GGAACTGAGAGAGATTTTGTGCGTGCGGCAGAAGCATACATGCATGCTAAATCACAGTCCAATGCGCAAGCAATGTTCAACCTCGGTTACATGCATGAACATGGACAAGGACTTCCCTTTGATCTCCATTTAGCAAAACGTTACTATGATGAATCCCTTCAGAGCGATGCAGCCGCGAGATTGCCAGTCACACTTGCTCTCGCTAGCTTATGGCTCCGTAGAAACTATGCTGATACCGTCCTg GTGAGAGTTGTGGATTCATTACCAGAAGTGTATCCGAAGGTAGAGACTTGGATAGAGAATGTGGTGTTTGAAGAAGGTAATGCAACAATACTTACACTCTTTGTCTGTCTCATCACAATTCTCTATCTCCGGGAAAGACAACGTAGACAAGTCGTCGTTGTTGCCGATCCAGTGGCTGCTGACGTGGCACAACCGCTCGACGCTGATGTGGCGCAACACCTCGCTGCGTTCCCACGGTAA
- the ATLP-1 gene encoding Pathogenesis-related thaumatin superfamily protein (ATLP-1; INVOLVED IN: response to other organism; LOCATED IN: endomembrane system; EXPRESSED IN: 19 plant structures; EXPRESSED DURING: 13 growth stages; CONTAINS InterPro DOMAIN/s: Thaumatin, conserved site (InterPro:IPR017949), Thaumatin, pathogenesis-related (InterPro:IPR001938); BEST Arabidopsis thaliana protein match is: Pathogenesis-related thaumatin superfamily protein (TAIR:AT1G73620.1); Has 1566 Blast hits to 1554 proteins in 172 species: Archae - 0; Bacteria - 23; Metazoa - 54; Fungi - 80; Plants - 1398; Viruses - 2; Other Eukaryotes - 9 (source: NCBI BLink).) — protein MASINLFLFAFLLLLSHASASTVIFYNKCKHPVWPGIQPSAGQNLLAGGGFKLPANKAHSLQLPPLWSGRFWGRHGCTFDRSGRGHCATGDCGGSLSCNGAGGEPPATLAEITLGPELDFYDVSLVDGYNLAMSIMPVKGSGQCSYAGCVSDLNQMCPVGLQVRSRNGKRVVACKSACSAFNSPQYCCTGLFGNPQSCKPTAYSKIFKVACPKAYSYAYDDPTSIATCSKANYIVTFCPHHRH, from the exons ATGGCTTCAATCAACCTCTTCCTCTTcgctttccttcttcttctctctcacgcTTCAG CTTCAACGGTAATCTTCTACAACAAATGCAAACACCCAGTTTGGCCAGGTATCCAACCCAGCGCCGGTCAAAACTTACTCGCCGGCGGTGGTTTTAAGCTTCCAGCTAACAAAGCCCACTCTCTTCAACTCCCACCACTCTGGTCCGGCCGTTTCTGGGGTCGCCACGGCTGCACCTTCGACAGATCTGGCCGTGGTCACTGCGCCACCGGAGATTGCGGCGGTTCTCTCTCCTGCAACGGTGCCGGCGGTGAACCTCCGGCCACTCTCGCCGAAATCACTCTCGGCCCTGAGCTAGACTTCTATGACGTCAGCCTCGTCGACGG TTATAACCTGGCCATGTCGATTATGCCGGTTAAAGGTTCAGGTCAATGTAGCTACGCCGGTTGTGTTAGCGATCTAAACCAGATGTGTCCGGTTGGTTTACAAGTCCGGTCACGTAACGGGAAACGTGTAGTAGCCTGTAAAAGTGCTTGCTCTGCCTTCAATTCACCACAGTACTGTTGCACCGGCTTGTTCGGTAACCCACAGTCTTGCAAACCAACGGCTTACTCCAAAATCTTCAAAGTCGCTTGCCCAAAAGCTTACTCTTATGCTTACGACGACCCAACCAGTATCGCCACATGTTCCAAGGCTAACTACATCGTCACCTTTTGCCCTCATCATCGCCATTAA
- a CDS encoding zein-binding protein (Protein of unknown function, DUF593) (Protein of unknown function, DUF593; CONTAINS InterPro DOMAIN/s: Protein of unknown function DUF593 (InterPro:IPR007656); BEST Arabidopsis thaliana protein match is: Protein of unknown function, DUF593 (TAIR:AT5G16720.1); Has 35333 Blast hits to 34131 proteins in 2444 species: Archae - 798; Bacteria - 22429; Metazoa - 974; Fungi - 991; Plants - 531; Viruses - 0; Other Eukaryotes - 9610 (source: NCBI BLink).): protein MDVYFFVMEITSFLKLLSQTDGFGFGIFVIGCSSQFFNLVFLCCLLLLGLKFLSFKGTSLFLQYLEKINRISPNIEFFNSFNREHKDCNNNNNNNNNNNGFISKSHLADGLDQKKPIILHWSSDSTNRLSWENCDLLLLRDGLDHIQNRENTVALSETELDEKNHHGEEEESEDEEESQSQNDEDQLLDVITLRTMVKRERKRGDYMKKELEKERRAAESAAEEAMAMLLKLRMEKSVVEMETKQYKRVAEQKQVYDQEVIQSLQWMLMKLDDDEDKIQM from the coding sequence ATGGATGTATACTTCTTTGTAATGGAGATTACTTCATTTCTGAAGCTTTTGAGTCAAACTgatggttttggatttgggaTCTTCGTTATTGGTTGCTCCTCTCAGTTTTTCAATCTCGTCTTTCTctgttgtttgcttcttttgggaCTAAAGTTTCTATCTTTCAAAGGTACTTCATTGTTTTTGCAGTATTTAGAGAAGATCAATCGAATTTCTCCGAACATTGAGTTTTTCAATTCCTTCAATCGAGAACACAAGGattgcaacaacaacaacaacaacaacaacaacaacaatgggtTCATTTCAAAATCTCATTTGGCTGATGGATTGGATCAgaagaaaccaatcattttACACTGGAGTTCTGATTCTACTAATAGATTGAGCTGGGAGAACTGTGATCTTCTCCTTCTACGTGATGGGCTTGATCACATCCAGAACAGAGAAAATACCGTGGCGTTATCGGAGACAGAGCTCGACGAGAAGAATCATCATggcgaagaagaggaaagcgaggacgaagaagaatcACAGTCTCAGAATGATGAAGACCAATTGTTAGACGTTATTACTCTGAGAACAAtggtgaagagagagagaaaacgtGGAGATTACATGAAGAAAGAgctggagaaggagagaagagcAGCTGAATCAGCTGCTGAAGAAGCCATGGCTATGCTTCTGAAGCTACGGATGGAGAAAAGCGTTGTGGAGATGGAGACAAAACAATACAAGAGAGTCGCCGAACAGAAGCAAGTGTACGATCAAGAAGTGATTCAATCATTACAgtggatgttgatgaagctTGATGATGACGAAGACAAGATTCAAATGTAA
- the PUP9 gene encoding purine permease 9 (purine permease 9 (PUP9); Has 0 Blast hits to 0 proteins in 0 species (source: NCBI BLink).), with protein sequence MDKEIHQFGKGHVLHQMLRILELEVIQIMPKVMTNKKKPTLHIGV encoded by the coding sequence ATGGACAAGGAAATTCACCAGTTTGGTAAGGGTCATGTACTTCATCAAATGCTTAGGATATTGGAGCTTGAGGTTATTCAAATCATGCCTAAGGTCATGACCAACAAGAAGAAGCCTACTTTGCATATAGGGGTTTGA
- the ATLP-1 gene encoding Pathogenesis-related thaumatin superfamily protein (ATLP-1; INVOLVED IN: response to other organism; LOCATED IN: endomembrane system; EXPRESSED IN: 19 plant structures; EXPRESSED DURING: 13 growth stages; CONTAINS InterPro DOMAIN/s: Thaumatin, conserved site (InterPro:IPR017949), Thaumatin, pathogenesis-related (InterPro:IPR001938); BEST Arabidopsis thaliana protein match is: Pathogenesis-related thaumatin superfamily protein (TAIR:AT1G73620.1); Has 35333 Blast hits to 34131 proteins in 2444 species: Archae - 798; Bacteria - 22429; Metazoa - 974; Fungi - 991; Plants - 531; Viruses - 0; Other Eukaryotes - 9610 (source: NCBI BLink).) produces the protein MASINLFLFAFLLLLSHASAASTVIFYNKCKHPVWPGIQPSAGQNLLAGGGFKLPANKAHSLQLPPLWSGRFWGRHGCTFDRSGRGHCATGDCGGSLSCNGAGGEPPATLAEITLGPELDFYDVSLVDGYNLAMSIMPVKGSGQCSYAGCVSDLNQMCPVGLQVRSRNGKRVVACKSACSAFNSPQYCCTGLFGNPQSCKPTAYSKIFKVACPKAYSYAYDDPTSIATCSKANYIVTFCPHHRH, from the exons ATGGCTTCAATCAACCTCTTCCTCTTcgctttccttcttcttctctctcacgcTTCAG CAGCTTCAACGGTAATCTTCTACAACAAATGCAAACACCCAGTTTGGCCAGGTATCCAACCCAGCGCCGGTCAAAACTTACTCGCCGGCGGTGGTTTTAAGCTTCCAGCTAACAAAGCCCACTCTCTTCAACTCCCACCACTCTGGTCCGGCCGTTTCTGGGGTCGCCACGGCTGCACCTTCGACAGATCTGGCCGTGGTCACTGCGCCACCGGAGATTGCGGCGGTTCTCTCTCCTGCAACGGTGCCGGCGGTGAACCTCCGGCCACTCTCGCCGAAATCACTCTCGGCCCTGAGCTAGACTTCTATGACGTCAGCCTCGTCGACGG TTATAACCTGGCCATGTCGATTATGCCGGTTAAAGGTTCAGGTCAATGTAGCTACGCCGGTTGTGTTAGCGATCTAAACCAGATGTGTCCGGTTGGTTTACAAGTCCGGTCACGTAACGGGAAACGTGTAGTAGCCTGTAAAAGTGCTTGCTCTGCCTTCAATTCACCACAGTACTGTTGCACCGGCTTGTTCGGTAACCCACAGTCTTGCAAACCAACGGCTTACTCCAAAATCTTCAAAGTCGCTTGCCCAAAAGCTTACTCTTATGCTTACGACGACCCAACCAGTATCGCCACATGTTCCAAGGCTAACTACATCGTCACCTTTTGCCCTCATCATCGCCATTAA